In Paroedura picta isolate Pp20150507F chromosome 1, Ppicta_v3.0, whole genome shotgun sequence, the following are encoded in one genomic region:
- the LOC143832158 gene encoding olfactory receptor 6N2-like, producing MQGSNQTKVTEFIIVGFPNTQKINPFLFFLLLLIYLFTIVGNLLIFTIIRTDFRLHTPMYFFVSVLSFLEVWYTATTIPKMLTNLLSERKRISFAGCLLQTYFFHSLGATECYLLTAMAYDRYLAICDPLRYPTLMNMKVCVRLATGCWICGFICPVSEVILVSKLPFCGPNRIEHIFCDFPPLLSLACKDTSINVLVDFVVNAFIILVTFLFIMISYVKIIQSILRIRTAEGRKKAFSTCASHLIVVFLFFGSIIFMYVRLKTSYSLHYDRAFAVIYAVLTPLVNPIIYSLRNKEILKAIRRRIHLKSCDRSPVH from the coding sequence ATGCAGGGCTCCAACCAGACCAAGGTCACCGAGTTCATCATCGTGGGCTTCCCCAACACCCAGAAAATCAACCCGTTCCTCTTCTTTTTGCTCCTCCTCATCTACCTGTTCACAATTGTCGGCAACCTGCTCATTTTCACCATCATCCGTACCGATTTCAGGCTCCACACACCGATGTACTTTTTCGTCAGTGTCTTGTCCTTCTTGGAGGTCTGGTACACGGCCACCACCATCCCCAAGATGCTCACCAACCTGCTCAGTGAGAGGAAGAGGATCTCGTTTGCTGGCTGCCTCCTGCAAACTTACTTCTTCCATTCGCTGGGAGCCACTGAGTGCTACCTGCTCACAGCCATGGCCTACGACAGGTACTTGGCTATATGTGACCCACTGAGGTACCCAACCCTCATGAACATGAAGGTGTGTGTTCGACTGGCCACTGGGTGTTGGATTTGTGGCTTCATCTGTCCTGTCTCTGAAGTTATCTTAGTATCCAAGTTGCCCTTTTGTGGTCCCAACAGGATAGAACACATCTTCTGCGacttcccacccctgctcagcttGGCCTGCAAAGACACATCCATTAATGTCTTGGTGGACTTCGTGGTCAACGCCTTCATAATCCTGGTGACCTTTCTGTTCATCATGATCTCCTACGTGAAGATCATCCAGTCTATCCTGAGGATCCGCACAGCTGAAGGCCGCAAGAAGGCCTTTTCTACCTGTGCCTCCCATCTGATTGtggtcttcctcttttttggAAGTATCATCTTTATGTACGTAAGGCTGAAGACCAGTTATTCCTTGCACTACGACAGAGCCTTTGCTGTGATCTATGCTGTCCTGACTCCCCTGGTCAACCCAATCATCTACAGCTTGCGGAACAAAGAGATCCTAAAAGCAATAAGGAGAAGAATACACCTGAAGAGCTGTGACAGAAGTCCTGTGCACTGA